The DNA window GGCGAAAGGCTCGCCGCCGCGAGCATTTGCAGCGACGGCACGACAATCGTTGCGGCGGGCTTTCCCTTACCCAGTTGAAACGAGCGGCCGTCGATCCGCAGACCAATCGCCGGTCCTTTCCAAATCTGCTCGAGCGCCGCGATCGATCGGGGCTTGGCTTTCGAGCGACGTCTGTCTTGCAGCGCGGCTTCAAATCGGGCTTTCACGCCAATCTGGCCGGCCTCCGCGGTCGTCAAGCTCGATGTGCGGCGATCGATATTCTTCCCAGGGTTTTGGAATGGTTGCATGTTGGTTCGTCCAGTGAGGACCGTTAGGATTCCACTCTTGAGCGACGAAGCTTGTTGTCAACGGGACAGCGTGATACTTGGATGCGATCGACGATCTGATCAACTCCATCGATGCAGCGGCAGCAAGCGATGCAAACCATGCGCTCGCGCAGCGACTGCACGTTCCCTTCAACGGTGACGACACCGTTTCGTACTTCAAAGCGCAATCGATTTAACCGTGGAAAATGATGCCGTCGCAAGAACTCGACAATACGCTTTCGGACTTGGCGATCGTCACCCAGAGCTTTTGCCATGGTCGTTGCTTGGTAATCGAGGCAATCCAAAATTCGGATCACTTTTTTCTGCTCGCCGTTTCCAGCGTTGAAGGAAACCTACTGCCCAATGGTAGAAAAACCAGTGCGATTCTTGTGCCCAATTGAGAGATTACCAAAATTTTAGATAGGCGAATGCGAGCGCCGAATTTTGGAAAATGCTAAATAGCGCTCGGAATCAATTGTTCCAGACTTCCGGGGCGAAAGGATCCCTAGTTTCGGCGTTGTCGAGCGAATCGCTTACCGCTGCCAATTTGGTGCCGCGAAGGGCGAAATACGGCCTGAAAATCGGCTTGTAACATGCCGGCGCGCTTTCCGCTTACCTAGTTAGCAGCAGGCAGTCTCATTATTTCGCTATCAAGGGAGAAGTGGATCATGAAACGCATTGGGTACCGCGGAATGTCGATCGAACAGTTGGAAGGCCGCACACTGATGACTGCCAGCGCCGTGCTGAGCAACCATATCCTGACCGTCCAGGGCACGGAACATAACGACAATATTGTCGTCGGTTACACCCCGGCGTTCTCCGGCAAGACCCTCAATATTTTGGCGACGGTGAAAGACCTTTCGACCGGGGCCGTCCTGCAAAAAACATTTAAGCTGGGCGACGTCAACAAGATTGTTGTCCACGGTTTCGGTGGAGACGACACGATCACCAACAAGACGTCGAAGCCATCGGAAATGTACGGCGACTTCGGCAACGACGTGCTCAAGGGTGGCAGCGGGGCCGACAAGCTCTATGCCACCTCGAGCGCCGGTGGACCGGAAACAGGCACCGAGAATACTCTGATTGGCAACGGCGGCAACGATAAATTGTACGGCAGTGAAAAAGACGACACACTGCAAGGCGGCGCTGGCATCGACTATCTGTACGGCTACCAAGGCAACGACGTGCTGTGGGGCGACGGCGGCGACGACCACCTCTACGGCAACAACGCCAACGGCGGAACGGACGGACGGAACACGCTTTACGGCGGATCAGGCAACGACTACCTCATGGGGGCCGACAACGCCGACCAGATTTACGGCGATTCCGGCGACGACAAGATCATTGGCACCGGCGGCTACGATTCCATCGACTGCGGGACCGGAAACGACATCGTTTATGGCGGGGATGGAGACGACACCATCGCTGGCGGATACGGCAACGATACCATTTTTGCCGGCAATGGAGATGACGCCGTCAACGCCGGCACCGGACACGATCGTGTCGATGGCGGCGATGGCAGTGACAATGTATTCAGCGGCGACGGCAACGACGTTCTTGCCGGCGGCCCCGGCAGCGACTACCTCTACGCAGTTGACGCAGGCGGCAACACGATCTATTTCGACCTGCTGGATCAGGTCTTTAGTGGCGACACTCGCTTCTTGGGCGGGACGAACTATTGGCTCTCCCCGAAGTCGGTTACCGACCCCTACAAAGGGTACGCCGTGTACAGCGATTAAACTGGCGAATGGATTGCCGCTGGGGATTACTCGATTCAGAGAAACCCTCGATGCAAACATTCCAAGCGCTCAAAAATGAGTTGGGCAAGACAATCTCACATGGGAGTCTAAGAAACTCACCCAACGAAAACTGCAATCCATGGCCAAACGCCCACAACTACTTCGCGGTCTGTTCTTTCGTTGTGGCATCGCTGACATTATCCGCTAACCATGTTGCATTTTTTTCCGAACATGCCATAACTTCTTACCCACCGGTCGCCTTACCGAATCCTTTCGCTGAATCATGCAAAATCAGGCGACGAGTTTTTGGCCACTCGGAATACTCGACTATCGGATGCCTGCAATAAACACATTACTCTTGCCGCGATTTGCTCCCAAAACTTGAATCCCCTGCACCTGAACCAAGCCGCGCCCTTTTAGTCCTTTCAGCGATCAACCCACCCCTCGGCTTGCCTCGGCGGCCAATTTGGCCGCCGCTATCCATTCCGCCGCCTGCCAATCAAAATTGCCGGCTACCATCGTGGCAGAATCGCAACCTCTTACTATCACACGAGATACGTCATATCCGACAGGTTCGGCTGATAGGAAGGGAGTGGCGAATTATGCGTTCAGGCTTCATTGAATAAAAAATATTTTCCCAATGGGGCATTTTTTTGCGCAATAACGATCGGGTTTATGTCTGAATGAGAATGAGTGGATGCATCCTGCACTGAAAAACCTGGGTGTGCTACGAGAGCCGCCCGCGCCGCGGGACGGAAAATTACCGGTTGGGTTCAACCAGAGCCATCCGCCTCAACGCAGCGGTTTGAGCGGATTTGACATTTTGGTGCGCAGAGGATGTTGAATTGCGCCAGACAGGATCGCGCCGTGGGCGCTGTGGAGCGTATCGTGATCGAAGGCAACGACATCGAAGACAGCGACTGCCACGATAAGCGAACGGCATTCGTCG is part of the Pirellulales bacterium genome and encodes:
- a CDS encoding BON domain-containing protein is translated as MAKALGDDRQVRKRIVEFLRRHHFPRLNRLRFEVRNGVVTVEGNVQSLRERMVCIACCRCIDGVDQIVDRIQVSRCPVDNKLRRSRVES